CATCTGATGATGTCAAACCGAAGCACAAACGAGACAAGTTGGGGTTCGAGTGGCTGTCCGAGTCCCCGCCAAGTTGCATGTTTCAAGCCACGGTTCGGAGCTTCAGATGTGCTGCCCAATAGATAATGGCAGTCCTGAAGTTCTGTCTGGATTCATCTTTTACCCCATCGAGGTGGGTTGTTGTAGGATGAGCAATGTGCCCGTTGACATGGAAATTTTTGGAGCCAAAAAGTTAAATAATCTCATTGGCTTTTACTTTAATCAAGTCAAACATTGAATTACTTGGTCAAGGAAGGTCCTTTtggagaaaagataaaaaagaaaatgctaagcATACGCACAAGCATGATAATGACTCGACAACAGTGTTTACTCATGCATCAATTAAAGTAAGGTTGGGTAGTTCTAGGTTGGTCTAGATTTCACTTACAATTTAGAATCTACTCATTAGAACTTGTTCTTAAATTTTGGAACTTACAACCTGCTTTGCATACCTTATAATCTAAACTTACCCCGTTACATGTTATAATGAATCATCACCTTTAACGACTATCATTTACCGTCATAATTCACTGACCACATCTCATATCTAGACAAATAAAGagtatgaaatattaacaaagtaaaactCTCAATCATGAATATTGTTAGAAAATGAAATCTTAGATTAGTGGCTCCTGGTTTCATACTCATCATCGAATGCCATGAAATACTGTAGGATTGTGTGAAGACATAGAACAAGAAGAATACAAAAACTTGTTCTTGAAACTTACCCGTTTGGACTGCTGgttaaattttgcaatttatggTACTACCCTAGAACCATACTTACCCCTAAATTAAAGTATTTTAAATCGACACGTAGCACCATATAGAGGGAAATTGCTATTCGTGACCAAAATAGTTAGTAATATGATCTATATATACGTTCTTCATACATATATAGCGCAATTATCtcaaccaaaattttcaaaaattgtttaaattGTATCGCTTTTGTGCATTTATCTCCACCATGATAAGTCAAATTCACTTAATTGTTTAgaatacaaatttatcaaatgcaataATTGTTAATAAGTGTCCTGCGGCACTTTCTGATaggatttatatttatatatgtactGAATAGATAAACGCTAATTCGTATCATAGAAGATTAGAGCACAAGCACATCGTTTGTAATTAGGACgatgttcttctttttctgtggTTTCGATTAACTCCGGGTATATACCATGTAGTATCGAATTTTATCCTGCGCTGCGGTGAGTCAAATTCATGAGGAAGACTTCTCCAAAATCTTGTGTTTGGGTCCTTTTCGTGAACATGTCATAATGGGCAATTgttaggaaaagaagaaggaaaaggacaaaaaaagggATCACGACTTGACTCTTCCCATGAAGGCCTTTTTGACCAGGGGTGTTCGTCACAAGCACCGTTACTGCCTTCTCAGCCCTGCAAGCAAGAGGTGCTCGCCCTttatctctctcttcaatttctgCGGCAGCAAGGGAAATCCACAGATCACATGGTGTTGGAATCTGACTGCTGAGTTCTTGTGGAAGCCCTCCGTAACCCTAACTTGACGCCTTGGGAAAATAGAGTTCTATTCGATGACTACACGGCACTTTTGCCATGTTTCCCTAATTTGCAGGTTTGACACTGCAGAAGAGAAGCGAACGGTGTTGCTGATTGGGCCGCCAAAGCCCATGGGACTTCTTTACTTCCTCCTAACCGGCctatttcttctcctctttatCTGCTAGATCTTATTTATTCGGACATCCTGTTGAACGGTTCCTCTTCTTTGCGTTGTTAATAGAACTACCGTTttagaccccaaaaaaaaaaaaaagagttaattgCAAGGTCGGAAGCTGGGCTTCCCATCGACcgagataataataaaaataaatcttcTAAATCTAATATATGAACGtgaattcaattctaaaatttttaaacattttgaaaattaatacaATTCTTCAAtccaattttgactgaaaattgtTGATATAAACACTAATTAGTTTACGTGGCACAATTGACATCTGATGcggacaaattttttttgtattttttgatatgttattttttatttcattacaGCTAGCGCTCATTGACCACTGGATGAGGGCAGGGTCGGCCTCAAGCGAGGCTGCACTTATCTAGATTGCTAATGGCCTACAAGCTCTCATCCAATATTGTTGGttataattggaaaaaaaaagtacataaaataaaaatacatatatttggaaactttttaaacaaattataaaaattatttacataagGACTAAGTATGCTATGCAGTACCGTCGGTATTGCTGaattgtaaaaaaatataaagataaattggataaattaatatgtttagaattaaatttatattcgtataattattttttaaattttttttgacaattttcctccCGTCCTGTCAAGGAGACGGATGGAGCAATCAATGGCCTTGAACACGCAACTTGCCAGAAGATTTCGATTCCCCAAAGAGACCGTTTCCCTCAGTCCAGGGGTCTACTCCATTGATTGAGGGCAACATCAGCCATTTGGCCAAGTAAAACACTGTCTCGAACTTAAAGCTCTTTTGAAAATTCTTCCATTGCCATCAATTCATGGAAGCCTTCGTTCAGATAATTGCCGaccgaaaaagaaaatggctcAGCACACAAATACATATCCACATCCTCATGCGCGCACCTTCGACATGGGATTGAAGTCGAAGGCGAAACTTAAAGGCCCCAGGGTTGCCGCTTTTGGTGGGAAATTGAGGGGATTTCAAGGAAACTTAATCATTATTGGCCGAACCAATTTGGAGAAAATATCGCGCCGATTCGCTATCACATGATTCGTTAAACCGATGAACAAGCAACTTGCATGTAAAAACCTGTGGGTTCAAGACCATCTTGAGCGGGATGCTTCAAATGTCTTATTCATTCTTGTCAATCCTGAAAATGTGTCCCATATGATCCATTTCCAACTTGCAACATCCCTATTAAAATGTTGGAGAGCATAGTCAATGCATGCAGGCGCGAATGGGGCCGCTTGCATTATTGAGATTGCTGTCTTCAACGATGCTGCACACTTTCCTCTCATTGATTGCCAAGTCTTATCGGCATTTGACTTTTCAGAATGTTGTTGGATATGCATTCACTTGTCGTGCAAATTAAAACAGGTTAGCATGATAGGTGTGAATTTTGAAGATAACCATGTCGCAACTGGGTTTGGCAATCACCTTGCGCGGCCAATTCTTCGTGATGAGTGGAATGAGGACTTGAGTTTTGAAGATGGTGTTAAGCTATTGGAGAAGTGCATGCGTGTGCTTCTGTATCGTGACAGATCTGCAGTTAACAAGCTTCAGGTTTTAGTCTTCTCTGTTTATGGctgtctttatttctccatGGTTGCATATAACAGCATAGTGTAAGGTTGGGACGTGATTGTATCGTATCAGTTGTTGGTatgttctttctcttcctcgtaTAACTGTGTGATTTTGGTGAACTGACGCACACTTATGCTTCCTCCTTTTGTTAAGGAAAGGATGTCCCATCTGGGGCTAAGAGGGAGAATTACAGATTACTCTTTTGTGGATTATGTAATTGCACATCCAGCCCCTGCATTAGAAAAACCTGCACTCCTATCCCTCTTAGATCCATCATTGCCAATATGATCCATGCTCTCTCCACATGTTCACCTAAGCAGTTTAACCAATCTGTGATGCATGATTATTACCTGGTTGTACAATTATTAGTCATGGATGACTTAAATTGGTTTGTATCTTAAAAATTCTGAGGAGATGTTTCCAGAGAGATTTGAAGATTAATGTCAAGTTGTTTCAAACTCTTTGTCCCCCAAATCTTCCCAGTATATTACTTTTTGAACTTCATGAGGGAAACCCTGATTCTAAGTCATAATTGGAAGCCAAGAGATATCATACTGTTCTTTGGCTATTTTAAAGGATTTTAGCCTTTTATCTTGACATTTGAGAACTGCTAGAGCTTGAATTTGTAGTTTATTTgaggtgtttctttttcttgcttctgaGCAATTACTCTAAACTAATGAAGTATACTGAGGAGTGACCAGGAAGGGAGAGAAGGAGGTGGCTGACAAGTCGGTTTCCTGGTGCCTGGGGCTGAAAAGTAAATTTTGACAACTAGGGGTTACAATGATTAGAGaaattaaatcataattaaGATGGTGGAGAAGCTTCTGGTTGGTCATGTTCCTTATGGACAGTGATTGATCTCCTGTGGTGCATGACTTCATTTCACTCTCTTTGTTGCAGTTGTCTCACATGCTCTTCTGTTTGTTCTCTTGCATTTGCTTATATGTAGTTCTGTCTATGGGCAttcccatgttttttttttttttttttttgactttctttCTCCATAGTACTGACGGTAGCTTGATTTTGAAACATCTAAATGACATGGTGCACTTGACCTGCAGATTGCAAAAATCACTGAAGAAGGAGCAACACTTTTTCCACCGTACCCTTTGAAAACCTTCTGGGGCTTTGAAGCATATAAGAACCCCACTGTTGGTGCAGAAGGTTCATGGTGAACTTTGATCTGCATATTTGTATGTTTCTTTAGACCCTGATCTTGGCATATGTTAATCATGTGTTGTGACACTTGGAAAATGTGTTTTTAGATGTTTCGGAGAGACTTCTTTGTTAGAGAACTGTTGATTCTATTTTCATCCCGAATGTCAATTGCCCTTTACAAATTTGTACTTCAGTTCTTATGGTTACATCATCTGACCTTTTAGCAGTCTTTTTGGGGATAATTTTGTGAATGGGCCGGGTTAGCCTTTAATTGGAGCAGAACTTGAGCTAGGTGAGACAGATTGTGCAGAAAATGAGTCACGGTGCTGAAGGTACAGTCATCtctataaaagggaaaattagaAATGAGTCCGGGCCGTCAATTTCGTTAAGACCATCTGCCACACAATTGAATTTTGCAGGCAGCCGAGGTTCTGTTCTTCCTGATCTGTGTATGTGAACAGAAAACGCACACGAATAGACTaatagaaggaaagaaaggaagaattaTTTTCTGCCTTTTTTTCGCGGTGGTTAATTAGTTAGAAGACAGTGGAGCCTGGATTTGAAAGTTGATCTGTCTCCATGGTTTCATCTGGGAGCTAATAGctatcaatctctctctctctctatcgagCATCATATATGTTTCATACTTGCAAAGTGCTTTTCCATTGATTGGCTACAGATCTATACTTTTCTGCCTCAACTTAGAGTAAGCCCTTCGAAATTGCCAATTTCTGTGAATATGAAGCTTGGCCTAAATTGGAGCTGAAAGTTATTCGGCTGGATACTCAGGCTTTGGGTGGTAGGTCAGATTCTATTGTTAAAAGTTGCTAATGGAAGAGTCAGTAGCTCATGTAAGATTCGCTCCAAACAAAGTACTTTTGAGGGCGTTTGGGTGGACCCTTATATGGTTTTAAGACATGCAGTACGTCGAGTCTGAAATTTCCATCAAAATGTAATTATATTACGATTTATGAAGAGATTTAGAAAGAATTTAGAGTGACTTTAAATGCCAATATGTATGGTTCCAAGGCTTTTGGGCATTTAGTGTAGAGAGAGGTGACGCATTTAACATGAAAAGTAAGAAAGCCAAAATGCAGAAGGCAAATCCAAGCGGCTAGAATCGATTTCGGACTTTCGTATGTTGTTACGATCATTGAGGTCAAGCTGGTCAGCGAGTTATACCATGCGTCTCCCTATTCCATGTTGGACCATTCAACTTGTCATTCGACAAATTGAACTTTCACGGCGATACCCACGCACAAGcatttgcaaaatttaaaatttataccGAGGGCATGCTTTTGAAGAATATAATTGCTacttttattctttcctttggAAGTTTGCGGTGTTCGGCTCGACCTTTTTCAGTGTGAAACACTCAAAACGTTTCAGAGAATTTAATCTTAGATTAGACGTGAAAATCTCGAAATGTTTCAAAGGATTTTATCTTAGATTAGATGTCAAAACTAACATATGTTTCAGGATTAATTTCATGCTTCTATGAGTCCCGCTAGTGTAGGAGTCACTGAGGTCCCCAGGGCAGGCGGAGTTGGCATGGTATCATTGCGATGGCAATTGGGCAATTGTAAACTTTTAACGCTTGATTGTTCAGATTTTCCGTACATATCCTGTATTCTGTATTAATCGAATCCCATAGATACTAATCTAATAcgcttctctcctttttcttcgaCCGAAGAGTGAATTTTCTTTCAACGTTTCCAGTGCTATCGAATGACTAAGACTTGGGAATCGGATTCAAATACGCATCTCGACTTATGATTTGCTTACCATTCTATCATCCGTATCATCATCAGCCATAATCAACAGCTCTCATGTCTACAATATTATAGTAGATTAATAACGAAATGAAGACGTTGTCGAGAATCTCCGAAAAACCACGATACaaaatccatcttcttcaagcgCCAAGAGCCGTAGCGCTCAGACGATGCAGCTTGAGTTCACAATCCTTTGATACTCTTTCCAGTGAATTGTAGGAGGAACCACCTTGCATCAGTGCCTGGTGGGCACTTCTTTGTAGCTCCTTAACTTTATCTCTCATCTCATTGCCCTTCAATTCCATGACCCTTCTCACCATCCCCGCTATCTCCTCCCTCTCGATCACGCCGGCATTCGGCTGTATCTTTGGCCGGACCACCACCTTGAGCTCTTCTGCTAACATTGCCGCGTTCATCTGTTGCTCGGCATAGAGCGGCCACACCACCATAGGCACCCCGTTGACCATGCTCTCTAGGGTTGAATTCCAACCGCAGTGCGAGAGGAACCCGCCGATAGATTTATGCGCCAAGATCTCGGTCTGCGAAGCCCACATCAGTACCACCATGCCCTTGTTCCGGATTCTAGTGAAGAAGCCACTGGGGAGATAGCTCGGGGTGCCATCGTGGCTGTTTGTCACGTTGAAGAAGTTTGCGGACGCATCGCCGTCCACTGGCGGGCGCACCACCCAGACGAATCTTTGGCTCAGCTCCAACCCCCAGGCGAGCTCGGTCGTTTGCTTTGCCGACAAGGTTCCACCGCTCCCGAAAGAGACGTAGATCACCGACTCCATCGGTTGCATGTCTAGCCAATCCATCACCTCACTCTTTGAACTTTGCCCGACGGGTCTAACCAGCGGACCGACCGGATAAACCGACGCCTTGACGACCCGACCCAGGAACTTCTCATTTTCTAGTGCACGCAAAGTCGACGGCTCGAGATCCTGCCATGTGTTCACCAAGATCCCATCTGCATTCGATATCTCCATCCCAATACGAGCGAAGCCCGAAAAGAGATTCCTATCGGTTTGATCAAAGAATAGGTCTAAGGTATCCTCATGTCGAATGGACCGGCAGCCCGGGACATCGAGCGGCCTTTTCATAACGCGATGCTTGTGTTCTGCTTCTTCATCTATATACGGAAAGTGAACGGTGACCGCGAGAAACCATGCTG
This region of Eucalyptus grandis isolate ANBG69807.140 chromosome 8, ASM1654582v1, whole genome shotgun sequence genomic DNA includes:
- the LOC104429818 gene encoding proteasome subunit beta type-4; translation: MHAGANGAACIIEIAVFNDAAHFPLIDCQVLSAFDFSECCWICIHLSCKLKQVSMIGVNFEDNHVATGFGNHLARPILRDEWNEDLSFEDGVKLLEKCMRVLLYRDRSAVNKLQIAKITEEGATLFPPYPLKTFWGFEAYKNPTVGAEGSW
- the LOC104429817 gene encoding anthocyanidin 3-O-glucosyltransferase 5, with translation MQNPNPHAVLLASPGMGHFIPALELGKHLATHHGFDVTIFVVAADASITESPLFKPPQTPNLLNLVLLPPVDVSALVNSTASVVTRLVIMMREALPLLQAAISSMKSRPTALIVDMFGTEALAIAEEFDMLKYVFITSTAWFLAVTVHFPYIDEEAEHKHRVMKRPLDVPGCRSIRHEDTLDLFFDQTDRNLFSGFARIGMEISNADGILVNTWQDLEPSTLRALENEKFLGRVVKASVYPVGPLVRPVGQSSKSEVMDWLDMQPMESVIYVSFGSGGTLSAKQTTELAWGLELSQRFVWVVRPPVDGDASANFFNVTNSHDGTPSYLPSGFFTRIRNKGMVVLMWASQTEILAHKSIGGFLSHCGWNSTLESMVNGVPMVVWPLYAEQQMNAAMLAEELKVVVRPKIQPNAGVIEREEIAGMVRRVMELKGNEMRDKVKELQRSAHQALMQGGSSYNSLERVSKDCELKLHRLSATALGA